One Brachybacterium aquaticum genomic region harbors:
- a CDS encoding NAD(P)H-quinone dehydrogenase, with product MSDPTTALPRDSRRVPITGDHSRVVIMGGGPGGYEAALTAARHGAETVLIEDRGVGGAAVLTDVVPSKTLIATAEVLDQVAGSQRLGIRDADTGAAPTAETLDVDLSAVNARVQSLAAAQSEDIRASLLAEGVEVVHGRGRLDGPDRVEVLDDEGRSVRVLEADVILLAVGARPRELADAPCDGERILNWTQLYALESLPEHLIVVGSGVTGAEFASAYRSLGSEVTLVSSRDKVLPGTDADAADVLEDAFARRGVTVRSRSRAAAARRSEDGVVVTLTTGEEITGSHVLMALGGIPNTADLGLFTAGVRVRESGHIETDRVSRTSVRGIYAAGDCTGVYPLASVAAMQGRIAMHHALGDAVNPLITSHISSAIFTSPEIAVVGVSEEDVRAGDVNAEVLVLGLDTNPRAKMQGITEGFVKLFVRPDSHTVLGAVVVAPRASELILPLTLAVTHRLTAEQVAGTFTVYPSLTGSLAEVARRQVLSQEG from the coding sequence GTGAGCGATCCGACCACCGCACTGCCGCGCGACTCCCGACGCGTGCCCATCACCGGCGATCATTCGAGGGTGGTGATCATGGGCGGCGGCCCCGGAGGGTACGAGGCAGCGCTGACGGCGGCCCGGCACGGCGCCGAGACCGTGCTCATCGAGGACCGCGGCGTGGGCGGCGCGGCCGTGCTCACCGACGTGGTCCCCTCCAAGACCCTCATCGCCACCGCCGAGGTGCTCGACCAGGTCGCCGGGTCCCAGCGCCTCGGGATCCGCGACGCGGACACCGGCGCCGCCCCCACCGCCGAGACCCTGGACGTCGACCTCTCCGCGGTCAACGCCCGCGTGCAGAGCCTCGCCGCCGCGCAGTCCGAGGACATCCGCGCGAGCCTCCTGGCGGAGGGGGTGGAGGTCGTCCACGGGCGCGGCCGGCTGGACGGTCCCGACCGGGTCGAGGTGCTCGACGACGAGGGGCGCAGCGTGCGGGTCCTGGAGGCCGACGTGATCCTGCTGGCCGTCGGCGCCCGTCCCCGCGAGCTCGCCGACGCCCCCTGCGACGGGGAGCGGATCTTGAACTGGACCCAGCTGTATGCGCTGGAGTCCCTGCCCGAGCACCTGATCGTGGTCGGGTCGGGCGTCACCGGTGCCGAGTTCGCCAGCGCCTACCGCTCCCTCGGCAGCGAGGTCACCCTCGTCTCCTCCCGCGACAAGGTGCTGCCCGGCACCGACGCCGACGCCGCCGACGTGCTCGAGGACGCCTTCGCCCGCCGCGGCGTCACCGTGCGCTCGCGCTCCCGCGCCGCGGCCGCCCGCCGCAGCGAGGACGGTGTGGTCGTCACCCTCACCACCGGCGAGGAGATCACCGGCAGTCACGTCCTCATGGCGCTCGGGGGGATTCCGAACACCGCGGACCTGGGTCTGTTCACCGCGGGGGTGCGGGTGCGCGAGAGCGGCCACATCGAGACCGACCGGGTCTCGCGCACCTCCGTGCGCGGCATCTACGCCGCCGGGGACTGCACCGGCGTGTACCCGCTCGCGTCCGTCGCGGCGATGCAGGGGCGGATCGCGATGCACCACGCGCTCGGGGACGCGGTGAACCCGCTGATCACCTCCCACATCTCCTCCGCCATCTTCACCAGTCCCGAGATCGCGGTGGTGGGCGTGAGCGAGGAGGACGTGCGTGCAGGCGACGTGAACGCCGAGGTGCTCGTGCTGGGCCTGGACACCAACCCGCGCGCCAAGATGCAGGGCATCACGGAGGGGTTCGTGAAGCTGTTCGTGCGCCCCGACTCCCACACCGTGCTCGGCGCGGTGGTGGTCGCCCCGCGCGCGAGCGAGCTGATCCTGCCGCTCACCCTCGCCGTCACCCACCGGCTCACGGCCGAGCAGGTCGCCGGCACGTTCACCGTCTACCCCTCGCTCACCGGCTCCCTCGCCGAGGTGGCCCGTCGCCAGGTGCTCTCGCAGGAGGGGTGA
- a CDS encoding acetyl/propionyl/methylcrotonyl-CoA carboxylase subunit alpha: MAPRSAKPRPLSTVLIANRGEIAVRVARACRDAGLRSIAVYADPDRDALHTTIADEAYALGGTTAASSYLVVDKILDIAHRSGADAVHPGYGFLSERADFAQAVIDAGLTWIGPPPEAIEKLGDKVSARHIAQKAGAPLVAGTKDPVKSSDEVVDFAREHGLPIAIKAAFGGGGRGLKVAREEGEVRELFDSAVREATAAFGRGECFVERYLDAPRHVETQCLADQYGNVQVVSTRDCSLQRRHQKLVEEAPAPFLTSQQNAQLVSSSKAILREAGYVGAGTCEFLVGKDGTISFLEVNTRLQVEHPVTEEVAGVDLVREQLRIAAGERISSEDPVTRGHSFEFRINGEDPGRGFMPAPGRITRYDVPSGPGVRVESGVRAGDEVSGAFDSMLAKLVVTGATRQEALERSRRALAEFRIDGIPTVLPFHRVVVEDPAFAPADPEEPFEVHTRWIETDFAGDLPAAPLPAQPEEPEDRESVVVEVDGRRVEISLPASLRAPQAAVRQRRKRQHRGGDVVASGNSVAAPMQGTIVKVVAEDGQHVADGDLLVVLEAMKMEQPITAPRSGVVKGLNAEIGATVSAGAVLCSIED, from the coding sequence ATGGCCCCTCGCTCCGCCAAGCCCCGCCCCCTGTCCACGGTGCTCATCGCCAACCGTGGGGAGATCGCGGTGCGTGTCGCCCGGGCCTGCAGGGACGCCGGCCTGCGCTCCATCGCGGTGTACGCCGACCCGGACCGGGACGCGCTGCACACCACGATCGCCGACGAGGCCTACGCCCTCGGCGGCACCACCGCCGCGAGCTCCTACCTGGTGGTCGACAAGATCCTGGACATCGCCCACCGCTCCGGGGCGGATGCGGTCCATCCCGGCTACGGCTTCCTCTCCGAGCGCGCCGACTTCGCCCAGGCCGTCATCGACGCGGGCCTGACCTGGATCGGGCCGCCGCCCGAGGCGATCGAGAAGCTCGGCGACAAGGTCTCCGCCCGCCACATCGCCCAGAAGGCCGGCGCGCCCCTGGTCGCCGGCACCAAGGACCCGGTCAAGAGCTCCGACGAGGTCGTCGACTTCGCCCGCGAGCACGGCCTGCCCATCGCGATCAAGGCCGCCTTCGGCGGCGGCGGCCGCGGCCTGAAGGTCGCGCGCGAGGAGGGCGAGGTCCGCGAGCTGTTCGACTCCGCCGTGCGCGAGGCGACCGCCGCCTTCGGTCGCGGCGAGTGCTTCGTGGAGCGCTACCTGGACGCGCCCCGCCACGTGGAGACCCAGTGCCTGGCCGACCAGTACGGCAACGTGCAGGTCGTCTCCACCCGCGACTGCTCCCTGCAGCGCCGCCACCAGAAGCTCGTCGAGGAGGCCCCCGCGCCCTTCCTCACCTCCCAGCAGAACGCGCAGCTGGTCTCCTCCTCCAAGGCGATCCTGCGCGAGGCCGGGTACGTGGGTGCCGGCACCTGCGAGTTCCTCGTGGGCAAGGACGGCACCATCTCCTTCCTCGAGGTCAACACCCGCCTCCAGGTCGAGCACCCCGTGACCGAGGAGGTCGCGGGCGTGGACCTGGTGCGCGAGCAGCTGCGCATCGCCGCCGGCGAGCGCATCTCCAGCGAGGACCCCGTCACCCGCGGGCACTCCTTCGAGTTCCGCATCAACGGCGAGGATCCCGGCCGCGGCTTCATGCCCGCCCCGGGCCGCATCACCCGCTACGACGTGCCCTCCGGCCCGGGCGTGCGCGTCGAGTCCGGCGTCCGCGCGGGCGACGAGGTCTCCGGCGCCTTCGACTCGATGCTCGCCAAGCTCGTGGTCACCGGCGCGACCCGCCAGGAGGCGCTCGAGCGCTCCCGCCGGGCGCTGGCCGAGTTCCGCATCGACGGGATCCCGACCGTGCTGCCGTTCCATCGCGTGGTGGTCGAGGACCCGGCCTTCGCCCCGGCCGATCCCGAGGAGCCCTTCGAGGTCCACACCCGCTGGATCGAGACCGACTTCGCCGGCGACCTGCCGGCCGCGCCGCTGCCGGCCCAGCCGGAGGAGCCCGAGGACCGCGAGTCGGTGGTCGTCGAGGTCGACGGCCGACGGGTCGAGATCAGCCTGCCCGCCTCCCTGCGCGCCCCGCAGGCCGCCGTGCGCCAGCGCCGCAAGCGCCAGCACCGCGGCGGCGACGTGGTCGCGAGCGGCAACAGCGTGGCCGCCCCCATGCAGGGCACGATCGTGAAGGTCGTCGCCGAGGATGGCCAGCACGTCGCCGACGGCGACCTGCTCGTGGTGCTCGAGGCGATGAAGATGGAGCAGCCCATCACCGCGCCCCGCTCGGGCGTGGTCAAGGGCCTGAACGCCGAGATCGGCGCGACCGTCTCCGCGGGCGCCGTGCTCTGCTCGATCGAGGACTGA
- a CDS encoding Maf family protein: protein MTAPDEAALIEDGGLDHDPLLLLASASAGRRATLRAARIEHSALPVDLDEDAILAAAREAAGDEPLSPAEEVLLLAREKALTATARSGCGYVVLGCDSMLELDGEAIGKPLTAERAAARWRAMRGRTGVLHSGHWIVDDRDEEDGGTGATFGATASCSLTFADLSDEEIDAYVATGEPLGVAGGFTIDGRGGPFIEHLEGDPHAVVGLSLPLLRRMLGEIGLGIHELWEDDATEDEPPSAASPSADAPTDTTPSDPAAP, encoded by the coding sequence GTGACCGCCCCGGACGAGGCTGCGCTGATCGAGGACGGCGGGCTCGACCACGACCCGCTGCTGCTGCTCGCCTCCGCCTCCGCGGGACGCCGGGCGACCCTGCGCGCAGCCCGCATCGAGCACTCCGCCCTGCCCGTGGACCTCGACGAGGACGCGATCCTCGCCGCGGCCCGCGAGGCCGCCGGGGACGAGCCCCTCTCCCCCGCCGAGGAGGTGCTGCTGCTGGCCCGCGAGAAGGCGCTCACGGCGACCGCCCGCAGCGGCTGCGGGTACGTGGTGCTCGGCTGCGACTCGATGCTGGAGCTCGACGGCGAAGCGATCGGCAAGCCGCTGACCGCCGAGCGCGCCGCCGCGCGCTGGCGGGCCATGCGCGGCCGCACCGGCGTGCTGCACTCCGGGCACTGGATCGTGGACGACCGCGACGAGGAGGACGGCGGCACGGGCGCGACCTTCGGCGCGACCGCGAGCTGCTCGCTGACCTTCGCCGACCTCTCCGACGAGGAGATCGACGCCTACGTCGCCACCGGTGAGCCGCTCGGCGTCGCGGGCGGCTTCACCATCGACGGCCGCGGCGGTCCCTTCATCGAGCACCTCGAGGGCGACCCGCACGCCGTCGTCGGCCTCTCCCTGCCGCTGCTGCGCCGGATGCTCGGCGAGATCGGGCTCGGCATCCACGAGCTGTGGGAGGACGACGCTACCGAGGACGAGCCCCCGTCGGCCGCGAGCCCGTCGGCTGACGCTCCCACGGACACGACCCCGTCGGACCCTGCGGCTCCCTGA
- a CDS encoding DUF885 domain-containing protein produces the protein MSSPTPATGRTPSALDALANDYVDRLAAKDPFLATQLGIAGHDGEVTDHSPAAVAERDDLARELLAAIAEVPDADEVDTVTRAALQERLGLELEAAPTRLGIAAVNNLASVLQSRDVLDLMPTDTAEDWQVLAERMDGFPRSLSTWAESLREAAASGVLSSRRQLVLGAEQARGYAEDGGFFDTFAGEAVGDDAQRRQVRHAADAARAAYRELAGVLDELAPQAPEADAVGRDVYRLASRTYLGTEVDLEETYAWGIEELRAIIAEQEQVATRLNERYGTGGGSSVAAAKEALNADPARLLHGTDALQAWMQDLSDTAVRDLAGTHFDIPEPLHRLECRIARTGSGGIYYTGPSEDLTRPGRMWWDVPEGTEEFRTWEQTTTVYHEGVPGHHLQVGVQTMQTKALNRWRAMLCWVSGHGEGWALYAERLMEQLGYLEDDGDRMGMLDAQRFRAGRVVLDIGLHLGLPMPTGLPGADGGAWDEGTAWEFMTANWGMEEAERRFELNRYLGWPGQAPSYKVGQRTWEQIRDRVTAADSSPQAVRDFHRRALELGSLPLSVLEGAL, from the coding sequence ATGTCGAGCCCCACCCCGGCCACCGGCCGCACCCCCTCCGCCCTGGACGCCCTGGCGAACGACTACGTCGACCGCCTCGCCGCGAAGGACCCGTTCCTGGCCACGCAGCTGGGGATCGCGGGCCATGACGGGGAGGTCACCGACCACTCCCCCGCCGCGGTCGCCGAGCGCGACGACCTCGCCCGAGAGCTGCTCGCCGCGATCGCGGAGGTCCCCGACGCCGACGAGGTCGACACCGTCACCCGCGCCGCCCTGCAGGAACGGCTCGGCCTCGAGCTCGAGGCCGCCCCGACCCGGCTCGGCATCGCCGCCGTCAACAACCTCGCCTCCGTGCTGCAGTCACGCGACGTGCTGGACCTGATGCCCACCGACACCGCCGAGGACTGGCAGGTGCTCGCCGAGCGCATGGACGGCTTCCCGCGCTCGCTGTCCACCTGGGCCGAGTCGCTGCGCGAGGCCGCGGCCTCCGGCGTCCTCTCCTCCCGCCGCCAGCTCGTGCTCGGCGCCGAGCAGGCCCGCGGCTACGCCGAGGACGGCGGCTTCTTCGACACCTTCGCAGGCGAGGCCGTCGGCGACGACGCCCAGCGGCGCCAGGTGCGCCATGCCGCCGACGCGGCCCGCGCCGCCTACCGCGAGCTCGCGGGCGTCCTGGACGAGCTCGCCCCGCAGGCGCCCGAGGCCGACGCGGTGGGCCGGGACGTCTACCGCCTCGCCTCCCGCACGTACCTGGGCACCGAGGTGGACCTCGAGGAGACCTATGCGTGGGGCATCGAGGAGCTGCGCGCGATCATCGCCGAGCAGGAGCAGGTCGCCACGCGCCTGAACGAGCGCTACGGCACCGGCGGCGGCAGCTCCGTCGCCGCCGCGAAGGAGGCGCTGAACGCGGACCCGGCGCGCCTGCTGCACGGCACCGATGCGCTCCAGGCGTGGATGCAGGACCTCTCCGACACCGCCGTGCGCGACCTCGCCGGCACCCACTTCGACATCCCCGAGCCCCTGCACCGCCTCGAGTGCCGCATCGCCCGCACCGGCTCCGGCGGCATCTACTACACCGGCCCCAGCGAGGACCTCACCCGGCCCGGCCGCATGTGGTGGGACGTGCCCGAGGGCACCGAGGAGTTCCGCACCTGGGAGCAGACCACGACCGTCTATCACGAGGGCGTCCCCGGCCATCACCTCCAGGTGGGCGTGCAGACGATGCAGACGAAGGCGCTGAACCGCTGGCGCGCGATGCTGTGCTGGGTCTCCGGGCACGGCGAGGGCTGGGCGCTGTACGCCGAGCGGCTCATGGAGCAGCTGGGCTACCTCGAGGACGACGGCGACCGCATGGGCATGCTGGACGCGCAGCGCTTCCGCGCCGGCCGCGTGGTCCTGGACATCGGCCTGCACCTGGGGCTGCCGATGCCGACGGGCCTGCCCGGGGCTGACGGCGGTGCCTGGGACGAGGGCACCGCCTGGGAGTTCATGACCGCGAACTGGGGCATGGAGGAGGCCGAGCGCCGCTTCGAGCTGAACCGGTACCTCGGCTGGCCCGGCCAGGCCCCGTCCTACAAGGTCGGCCAGCGCACCTGGGAGCAGATCCGCGACCGCGTCACCGCCGCCGACTCCTCTCCCCAGGCGGTGCGCGACTTCCACCGCCGCGCCCTGGAGCTGGGCAGCCTGCCGCTGTCGGTCCTGGAGGGAGCGCTGTGA
- a CDS encoding acyl-CoA carboxylase subunit beta, giving the protein MTDAPRPLTTAQRLEDLRERDAAAVSAADEIAVQKQHARGKKTARERIADLLDDGSFVETDRFVRHQASSFGIDRKRPDGDGIVTGYGTIDGRQVCVYSQDFTVFGGSLGEAHGRKIQKIQDLALRTGVPIIGILDGGGARIQEGVASLAMFAGIFRRNTRASGVIPQISLIMGPAAGGAVYSPALTDIIVMVEKTSHMFITGPDVIRTVTGEDVGFEELGGARTHSTRSGVAHYMAPDEAEAIEYVKDLLSYLPANTLTPAPSFPVRIEESRTPADSALDTLVPDSPNQPYDMLTVIRTVLDDEEFLEVQPMFARNVVVGFGRVEGSSVGIIANQPSHLAGTLDIDASEKAARFVRLCDANNIPVLTFVDVPGFLPGTEQEYGGIIRRGAKLLYAYAEATVPLITLITRKAYGGAYIVMGSKELGADVNLAWPTAQIAVMGAQGAVNILHRGDLRKVSEEGGDVAAERARYEAEYEEQFATPYTAAERGWIDGVIQPADTRLEISRALRALRTKRDSLPTKKHGNIPL; this is encoded by the coding sequence GTGACCGACGCCCCGCGGCCGCTCACCACCGCCCAGCGACTCGAGGACCTGCGCGAGCGCGACGCGGCCGCGGTCTCCGCGGCCGACGAGATCGCGGTCCAGAAGCAGCATGCGCGCGGCAAGAAGACCGCCCGCGAGCGCATCGCCGACCTGCTGGACGACGGCTCGTTCGTCGAGACCGACCGGTTCGTGCGCCACCAGGCGAGCAGCTTCGGCATCGATCGCAAGCGCCCCGACGGCGACGGCATCGTCACCGGCTACGGCACCATCGACGGCCGTCAGGTGTGCGTGTACTCCCAGGACTTCACCGTGTTCGGCGGCTCCCTCGGCGAGGCGCACGGCCGCAAGATCCAGAAGATCCAGGACCTCGCCCTGCGCACCGGTGTGCCGATCATCGGCATCCTCGACGGCGGCGGCGCCCGCATCCAGGAGGGCGTGGCGTCGCTGGCCATGTTCGCCGGGATCTTCCGCCGCAACACTCGCGCCTCCGGCGTGATCCCGCAGATCTCGCTGATCATGGGCCCGGCCGCGGGCGGCGCCGTGTACTCCCCGGCGCTGACCGACATCATCGTGATGGTCGAGAAGACCTCGCACATGTTCATCACCGGCCCGGACGTGATCCGCACGGTCACCGGCGAGGACGTGGGCTTCGAGGAGCTGGGCGGTGCACGCACCCACTCCACCCGCTCGGGCGTGGCGCACTACATGGCGCCCGACGAGGCCGAGGCGATCGAGTACGTCAAGGACCTGCTCTCCTACCTCCCGGCCAACACCCTCACCCCGGCCCCGTCCTTCCCGGTGCGGATCGAGGAGAGCCGCACCCCGGCGGACTCGGCGCTGGACACCCTGGTGCCCGACTCCCCCAACCAGCCCTACGACATGCTCACGGTGATCCGCACCGTGCTGGACGACGAGGAGTTCCTCGAGGTCCAGCCGATGTTCGCCCGCAACGTCGTGGTCGGGTTCGGCCGCGTGGAGGGCTCGAGCGTCGGGATCATCGCCAACCAGCCCTCGCACCTGGCCGGCACCCTGGACATCGACGCCTCCGAGAAGGCGGCGCGGTTCGTGCGCCTGTGCGACGCGAACAACATCCCGGTCCTCACCTTCGTGGACGTTCCCGGATTCCTGCCCGGCACCGAGCAGGAGTACGGCGGGATCATCCGCCGCGGCGCGAAGCTGCTGTACGCCTATGCCGAGGCGACCGTCCCGCTGATCACCCTGATCACCCGCAAGGCCTACGGCGGCGCGTACATCGTGATGGGCTCCAAGGAGCTCGGCGCGGACGTGAACCTCGCCTGGCCCACCGCCCAGATCGCGGTGATGGGCGCCCAGGGCGCCGTGAACATCCTCCACCGCGGCGACCTGCGGAAGGTCTCCGAGGAGGGCGGGGACGTCGCCGCCGAGCGCGCCCGCTACGAGGCCGAGTACGAGGAGCAGTTCGCCACCCCGTACACCGCGGCCGAGCGCGGCTGGATCGACGGCGTCATCCAGCCGGCCGACACGCGCCTGGAGATCTCCCGCGCCCTGCGCGCGCTGCGCACCAAGCGCGACTCCCTGCCCACCAAGAAGCACGGGAACATCCCGCTGTGA
- a CDS encoding biotin--[acetyl-CoA-carboxylase] ligase: MSQHPVGADAPGPVLHRRDAVGSTQDEAAAFLRAGEAPPFTLTARRQTAGRGRLGRAFASPDGASLSLTHVHRTAITPEARGWIPLAAGLAAVRALDAVVPVTGEDGVRVGLKWPNDLHTADGRKLGGILVEVRGAHDLLIGIGLNLRGPVLGADGAPVPGAAWLRGEGGIREEAGAPADGALREALEEALVAALRDELERLESTQGDGDDAGTRGRYTVSCLTLGRAVRVDPLGETGAGGAQSAPPALRGIARDIDGYGRLVLDSGTGERRTAVDVGDVRHLRPDAPSGTAHETTTAGENTAGENTAGPSAADSARPRAAAQDAAPPSNRREASRPQETSMEHEGRTR; encoded by the coding sequence ATGTCGCAGCACCCGGTCGGGGCGGACGCTCCTGGCCCGGTCCTCCACCGCCGGGACGCGGTCGGCTCCACCCAGGACGAGGCCGCCGCGTTCCTTCGCGCGGGCGAGGCCCCGCCCTTCACCCTCACCGCCCGCCGGCAGACCGCCGGGCGCGGGCGCCTGGGCCGCGCCTTCGCGAGCCCCGACGGGGCGAGCCTGTCGCTGACCCACGTGCACCGCACCGCGATCACCCCCGAGGCGCGTGGCTGGATCCCCCTCGCCGCCGGACTCGCCGCGGTGCGCGCCCTCGACGCGGTCGTGCCCGTCACCGGCGAGGACGGCGTGCGCGTGGGGCTCAAGTGGCCCAACGACCTCCATACGGCCGACGGGCGCAAGCTCGGCGGCATCCTCGTCGAGGTCCGCGGCGCGCACGACCTGCTGATCGGCATCGGCCTGAACCTGCGGGGCCCCGTGCTGGGGGCCGACGGCGCGCCCGTCCCCGGCGCGGCCTGGCTGCGCGGGGAGGGCGGCATCCGGGAGGAGGCGGGGGCGCCTGCCGACGGGGCGCTGCGCGAGGCTCTCGAGGAGGCGCTGGTGGCGGCGCTGCGCGACGAGCTGGAGAGGCTCGAGTCCACCCAGGGAGACGGGGACGACGCGGGAACCCGTGGGCGCTACACTGTGTCCTGCCTCACACTCGGGCGTGCTGTGCGGGTCGATCCTCTGGGGGAGACCGGCGCAGGGGGAGCGCAGTCCGCTCCTCCTGCACTGCGCGGCATCGCCCGGGACATCGACGGGTACGGGCGCCTGGTGCTCGACTCGGGAACGGGGGAGCGCCGGACGGCCGTGGACGTCGGCGACGTGAGGCACCTGCGCCCGGACGCGCCGTCCGGGACCGCGCACGAGACCACCACCGCAGGCGAGAACACCGCAGGCGAGAACACTGCAGGACCATCGGCAGCCGACAGCGCGCGCCCCCGCGCCGCAGCGCAGGACGCCGCCCCACCCAGCAACCGCCGCGAGGCGAGCAGACCGCAGGAGACGAGCATGGAGCACGAGGGACGCACGAGGTGA
- a CDS encoding adenylate/guanylate cyclase domain-containing protein, with the protein MTDGMEDLDRRDPGEEQDLTGDRLAPVDTVPTHTQELPDLTAEDEVVGSLDDREILDLNRRFASVRRSVGALEKVLLQGPRKYSRRDLAEQQGIPERLTSVYWRSLGFTPVDEDTVVFTDEDAQAIGDLAAIVEDGVLSERAFASISRGMGFHMGRLAMWITEALVDEAKNTDGLDDSQARQQMLEEIPELLETFESQVMFTFRRQLAAYAARAGSEVLHRDTDELYPLQRAVGFADLVQFTRLSQDLPGAELADMVGRFESISRDIISVGGGRVVKTVGDEIMFLADTPEDGAQIAVSLAETITADPVLPPVRVGMAWGSMFSRYGDVFGPTVNLAARMESVARPGAVLVDGETAEAIVQALPGGFGFGEGEDVDLHGIGTVELQEMTRESSAPLDLGL; encoded by the coding sequence GTGACCGACGGCATGGAGGATCTGGACCGACGTGACCCGGGGGAGGAGCAGGATCTCACCGGGGACCGGCTCGCGCCCGTGGACACGGTCCCCACCCACACCCAGGAGCTGCCCGACCTCACCGCGGAGGACGAGGTCGTCGGGTCGCTCGACGACCGGGAGATCCTGGACCTGAACCGGCGCTTCGCCTCGGTGCGACGCAGCGTCGGCGCGCTCGAGAAGGTGCTGCTGCAGGGGCCGCGAAAGTACTCCCGGCGCGACCTCGCCGAGCAGCAGGGCATCCCCGAGCGGCTCACCTCGGTGTACTGGCGCTCGCTCGGCTTCACCCCGGTGGACGAGGACACGGTGGTGTTCACCGACGAGGACGCCCAGGCCATCGGCGACCTCGCCGCCATCGTCGAGGACGGGGTGCTCTCCGAGCGCGCCTTCGCCTCCATCTCCCGCGGCATGGGCTTCCACATGGGGCGCCTGGCGATGTGGATCACCGAGGCGCTCGTGGACGAGGCGAAGAACACCGACGGCCTCGACGACTCCCAGGCCCGCCAGCAGATGCTCGAGGAGATCCCCGAGCTGCTGGAGACCTTCGAGTCCCAGGTGATGTTCACCTTCCGCCGTCAGCTCGCCGCCTATGCCGCCCGGGCCGGGAGCGAGGTGCTGCACCGCGACACCGACGAGCTGTACCCGCTCCAGCGCGCCGTCGGCTTCGCCGACCTCGTCCAGTTCACCCGCCTCTCCCAGGACCTCCCCGGTGCCGAGCTCGCGGACATGGTGGGCCGCTTCGAGTCGATCAGCCGCGACATCATCTCCGTGGGCGGCGGGCGCGTGGTCAAGACCGTCGGCGACGAGATCATGTTCCTGGCCGACACGCCCGAGGACGGGGCGCAGATCGCGGTGAGCCTCGCCGAGACCATCACCGCCGATCCCGTGCTCCCGCCCGTGCGGGTGGGGATGGCCTGGGGGTCGATGTTCTCCCGGTACGGGGACGTGTTCGGCCCGACGGTGAACCTCGCCGCCCGCATGGAGTCCGTGGCCAGGCCGGGCGCGGTGCTCGTGGACGGCGAGACGGCCGAGGCGATCGTCCAGGCGCTGCCCGGCGGCTTCGGCTTCGGCGAGGGCGAGGACGTGGACCTCCACGGCATCGGCACCGTCGAGCTCCAGGAGATGACGCGGGAGAGCTCCGCACCCCTGGATCTCGGTCTGTGA
- a CDS encoding response regulator transcription factor has protein sequence MADVTRLLLVEDDSAIAEPLSRALDREGYTVTRASRGMDALSIAAGPDPIDLVILDLGLPDLDGLEVARRLRKGGLESPILILTARADEVDAVVGLDAGADDYVTKPFRLGELQARIRALMRRSQATEETGDSFDVNGVTLDVAARRAYADGEELSLSAKEYDLLTVLVREAGSVVTRDDLMREVWGAEWWGSTKTLDMHISWLRRKLGDDATDPRRITTVRGVGFRFETGTES, from the coding sequence ATGGCTGACGTGACACGACTGCTTCTCGTCGAGGACGACTCGGCCATCGCTGAACCGCTCTCCCGGGCTCTGGACCGTGAGGGCTACACCGTCACGCGCGCCTCGCGGGGCATGGACGCGCTCTCCATCGCCGCCGGTCCGGACCCGATCGACCTGGTCATCCTGGACCTCGGGCTGCCGGACCTGGACGGTCTGGAGGTCGCTCGGCGCCTGCGCAAGGGCGGCCTCGAGTCGCCGATCCTGATCCTCACCGCGCGGGCCGACGAGGTCGACGCGGTGGTCGGGCTGGACGCCGGCGCGGACGACTACGTCACCAAGCCCTTCCGCCTCGGCGAGCTGCAGGCGCGCATCCGCGCCCTCATGCGGCGCTCCCAGGCGACCGAGGAGACCGGCGACAGCTTCGACGTCAACGGCGTCACCCTCGACGTCGCCGCGCGCCGCGCCTACGCCGACGGCGAGGAGCTGAGCCTCTCCGCCAAGGAGTACGACCTGCTCACCGTGCTGGTGCGCGAGGCCGGCAGCGTCGTCACCCGCGACGACCTCATGCGCGAGGTGTGGGGCGCCGAATGGTGGGGCTCCACGAAGACCCTGGACATGCACATCTCGTGGCTGCGTCGCAAGCTCGGCGACGACGCCACCGACCCGCGCCGGATCACCACGGTGAGGGGAGTCGGCTTCCGGTTCGAGACCGGCACGGAGAGCTGA